The Alnus glutinosa chromosome 3, dhAlnGlut1.1, whole genome shotgun sequence nucleotide sequence CATCTCTACCATCTCTGATTCTCCACACAATTCCCTCTGTAATAAGATATTCGGTTGAGAAAATACTGCACCATGCAAACGAAGGTCTACTTCGAAGGCCAACCCCAAAAAGGACTCCCTAAGGAAATATCTCGCTTTCAAAATCTGCCCAGCCAAGCTTGAAGGGTTATTATGTATGAGTCGTCAACCCTGTTTTGCAAGTAAGGCTTTGTTAAAACACCTCAAGTCCCGAAATCCTATACAATGCTTTAGTTAACTATGCATACGAAATTTCTCATCATTAactgaataataataataataatagtcattctttttttaaaaaataatcaataaattattctataagattttttgtttaattaaaaacatatgGGGTATGTTTGttaagtgttttttgttttttttttctttttattatttgaaaaagttttaaatGTGATAGAAagttgaaaaaatgatttcaatgaggtataatatttgaaaaaagtgtttcATGTAGGATTCATAGAAAAAATTCAGCTATCCCTCTCCTCTAATGAGGTGGTCGTATGactacttctatttttttttttttttggttgtaatTACTTATTAATAAGTGAACttttaaatatgaattttttttttttcaaaattttcgaataataaattttctaaaaaatatatttaatttttaaaaatgtttaaatatatatatatttttttgttttgaaaatttgtctctactgattgttttctttttcttttttttttttaaaaaaaagtactgtattcttgtgtttgaaaagaaaaaaaataaaattattaagccAATTAATATAGCCcagaaatattaattaagattattaaaaaaaaggttgttaaaAATGAAATCTTACATTCTTACCGATGAATTTTTTACGGGCCCCTAGCCCCTTTGAGCAATTGAGCTCAGGTTCTCATGGAAAAGGTTGGTAGGTTAGTTATTGAGCCCGAGTCCGGGACCTCCAAGGGGGcgaaattttcacttaactCCGGGTAGCCTGCGGTCCTATCACCCACGATCTGAGCCCCTCGATTCCGACGAAATTACGAATGGCGTCCACGTACAGAGATCGGACGTCGGAGTTCCGATCGCTCTCGGAGACTCTTAAGAAGATCGGAGGACTCAGAGCCGTCAATCAAGCTGAAAATGATCCGGCTCCATCGAAACCGTTGGTTTCAGCCTCCTCTAGATCCGAATTCAACACGAAGGCCTCACGAATCGGATTGGGGATTCACGAGACCTCCCTGAAGATCGCCAGACTCGCCCAACGTAAGCCCCATCTCTACCACTCTCACTCTTCATTtctgtaatattaatttttgtgTAAATGATAATTGCCTTCTAATTACGCTGAAATGCAGTGGCGAAAAGGTCGTCAATGTTCGACGATCCGATTGTAGAAATACAGGAATTAACGGGTCTGGTAAAGAACGACATTACGGCACTGAACGTAGCTCTTTCGGATTTACAGACTATTCAAAACATTGAAATAGCAGACGGGAAGTACTCCGAGGATAGAGTGGTTCACTCCACAGCTGTCTGTGATGACTTGAAGGGCAAACTCATGGGCGCTACCAAACAGCTTCAAGATGTTTTAACAACAAGAACTGAGGTTTATTTCGATATgattatagttttattttttacaataaattattatattatatattttttttataagtaaagtatattcatTCCAAGCGCATCTTTTACAATAAATTAGTAGAaatggttaatttaattatttaattatatttgaaGTTGGAATGCTCATGATTATATTTGAAGTCAGATTGCTAGAAGTCAGAATTTAAATACTAGAATGCTCATGATAAATTACAACTATAAATTACTAGAAGTCAGAATTTTCATTTCatgataaattatattcaaagtaaaaaatggtgaatttaattatttaaccaTTTTCAAAGTCAAGGACCACGGCTATGATACCGTGATAAATCACTTATCCTAATAACTTAATGGCTTAATGGCATGTTCTAACATTATACAAGTGCAACtctttatcattattattattattattatttttgtcgcAGAATATCAAGGCTCATGAGAATAGGAAACAAATGTTCTCCAAGAATGCATTAAGAGATAACCCTTTTCATCAAAATGCGAAAACTGTGACGGAGCCACTCCCTTGGTCCAGTTCATCAAATGGAGCTGCGAATCCACAGCCATCAGCGTGAGTATATTCAGTTTAAGTTTAAGATACACAAGTAATAATGCTTTCTAATCTACTATGTCATATTGTTTTTGGTAGTGTAGTGACATCATTGGTCTACATGACATGGTGATGATCTTTAATGGGCTAACATTCTAAATGAGTACAAATGTAGTTGTCTAGTTGTATTGGTGACAGGTTTGCAAGGTTAATTTTCTGACCTCCAGAAGGGTACTTAATGATATACATGAGTTATTATGGCAAACAAAATATGgttatttttaaggaaaaatgtCATATATCAATGAGCATATACTAGGATTCTTTTTGTTAAGCTAGATTTGGACCTAAGACTTTCCCAACGTCACCCCAGCCTGCCCCTTTACGACCTCAGTGAATGCATAGGGCAGTACATAGtggttttcttataaaattcacttcttttttttttcttttttttcttttttttttttggtattggtATTGATGGCTACGAATACAAGTACTTGTTGGGTGATGCTTGAAATTATGATAACACGGTAGGCCATTTTGCTGAACCTCATCTTTATGCACCTTTTGGAGTTTTCCTTGTTAATGTTTAAAGAGTGCTGCTTCAGTAGATTTGCTCGGGCCTGGTTGAAAAATAATTCACTCGCATACCAGTGGCCCATCATTAAGATCAAATACATGCTGCTctccaatatttttttagtattttacaaatcttataatatatgcatgATCGGTAAGAAAATGTTAAACATCAGTTATGTTGCATTGTTGCTGAGACAGCACCATTTCGAAGTTAGGAAGGAGTCACAACAAAACCATCTATATAGTACTTCTCGATTATTGTACTCTGTTTTTGGGTTGAAACTTTCAGATTAGGCTTATTTATAGATGTCCTGGCTTTCACAAACAAATCTACCTGTGCAGAACACACACAGGTAGATTTGTTTGTGGAGATCTGTGATTGAAGttaagtatgggagtgtgagggtgGCTGGTGCTCTTTACTAGCGGTGGggtcttatggtgtgagtgtATGGAAGTATATTCAAAGGGGGTGGGATACTTTTTCTAAGTTTGTGCGATTGGAGGTGGGAGATGGGTATCATGTttgattttggcatgatctgtggtgtggAGATAGGCCGCTCAAGATCT carries:
- the LOC133864815 gene encoding syntaxin-31, with product MASTYRDRTSEFRSLSETLKKIGGLRAVNQAENDPAPSKPLVSASSRSEFNTKASRIGLGIHETSLKIARLAQLAKRSSMFDDPIVEIQELTGLVKNDITALNVALSDLQTIQNIEIADGKYSEDRVVHSTAVCDDLKGKLMGATKQLQDVLTTRTENIKAHENRKQMFSKNALRDNPFHQNAKTVTEPLPWSSSSNGAANPQPSALSANGVQVGNQLRRRSAVDSTPSQQMEVSMLQQVVPRQENYTQSRAVALHNVESTITELSGIFTHLATMVAQQGELAIRIDDNMDESLANVEGARSALLRYLNQISSNRWLMIKIFAILIFFLTFFIFFVA